A region from the Prionailurus viverrinus isolate Anna chromosome E2, UM_Priviv_1.0, whole genome shotgun sequence genome encodes:
- the PPP1R12C gene encoding protein phosphatase 1 regulatory subunit 12C isoform X3, producing the protein MSGEDGPGAGPGAAAAAARERRREQLRQWGARAGAEPGPGERRARTVRFERAAEFLAACAGGDLDEARLMLRAADPGPGAELDPAAPPPARAVLDSTNADGISALHQACIDENLEVVRFLVEQGATVNQADNEGWTPLHVAASCGYLDIARYLLSHGADIAAVNSDGDLPLDLAESDAMEGLLKAEIAYRGVDVEAAKRAEEELLLRDTRCWLNGGAMPEARHPRTGASALHVAAAKGYIEVMRLLLQAGYDPELRDGDGWTPLHAAAHWGVEDACRLLAEHGGGMDSLTHAGQRPCDLADEEVLSLLEELARKQEDLRNQKEASQSRSQEPQVPSSGKHRRSSVCRLSSREKISLQDLSKERRPGGAGGPPIHDEDEGEEGPTEPPSTESRTLNGVSSPPPASPQSPMPPEEAPLSRHFGLQKTGSSGALGPTDRRGAEGTPGAGLQRSASSSRLEGTSPQAEEPRLARVTPTPSRKVPEPCALPEISRRPPSDDPTPPSRIPGPESPVKPNVPAAPTAPPADSRDRRRSYQMPVRDEESESQRKARSRLMRQSRRSTQGVTLTDLKEAEKAAGKTPEPEKSCLQRRLTGRVRDHRLPGSTAKSAKSGGGLRSTSEGGPSPRGQRQRDSQPESDEPDGGFRKLYAELRSENERLREALTETTLRLAQLKVELERATQRQERFAERPALLELERFERRALERKAAELEEELKALSDLRADNQRLKDENAALIRVISKLSK; encoded by the exons TGCGCTTCGAGCGCGCCGCCGAGTTCCTGGCGGCCTGCGCGGGCGGCGACCTGGACGAGGCGCGCCTGATGTTGCGCGCCGCGGACCCCGGCCCCGGCGCCGAGCTCGACCCCGCCGCCCCGCCTCCCGCCCGCGCGGTGCTCGATTCCACCAACGCCGACGGCATCAGCGCCCTGCACCAG GCCTGCATTGATGAGAACCTGGAGGTGGTGCGCTTCCTGGTGGAGCAGGGTGCCACGGTGAACCAGGCGGACAACGAGGGCTGGACGCCCCTGCATGTGGCCGCCTCCTGTGGTTACCTGGACATCGCCAG gTACCTCCTGAGCCACGGGGCTGACATTGCCGCCGTCAACAGCGATGGGGACTTGCCCCTGGACTTGGCCGAGTCGGACGCCATGGAGGGGCTGCTGAAGGCGGAGATTGCCTACCGag GTGTGGACGTGGAGGCGGCCAAACGGGCCGAGGAGGAACTGCTTCTTCGTGACACGAGATGCTGGCTGAACGGGGGCGCGATGCCCGAGGCCCGGCACCCCCGCACGGGGGCCTCTGCCCTGCACGTGGCAGCCGCTAAGGGCTACATCGAAGTGATGAG GCTGCTCCTTCAGGCCGGCTACGACCCAGAGCTCCGGGACGGGGACGGCTGGACCCCCCTGCACGCCGCAGCCCACTGGGGCGTGGAGGACGCCTGCCGCCTGCTGGCCGAGCACGGTGGGGGCATGGACTCGCTGACCCACGCG GGCCAACGTCCCTGCGACCTGGCTGACGAGGAGGTGCTGAGTCTGTTGGAGGAACTGGCCCGGAAGCAGGAGGAT CTGCGTAACCAAAAGGAAGCTTCTCAGAGCAgaagccaggagccccaggtgcCTTCCAGTGGCAAACACCGAAG GAGCTCCGTGTGTCGTCTGAGCAGCCGAGAGAAGATTTCTCTCCAAGATCTGTCCAAGGAACGCCGgcctgggggggcaggggggccccCCATACATGACGAGGATGAGGGAGAAGAAGGCCCCACAG AGCCACCCTCCACAGAATCCAGAACTCTCAACGGAGTGTCTTCTCCACCACCCGCTAGCCCTCAGAGCCCCATG CCCCCAGAAGAGGCCCCCCTCTCCAGGCACTTTGGCCTCCAGAAGACGGGAAGCTCTGGTGCCCTGGGTCCCACAGACAGGCGGGGGGCCGAGGGCACCCCTGGGGCTGGGTTGCAGCGCTCAGCCTCGTCCTCTCGGCTGGAAGGGACCTCCCCGCAG GCTGAGGAGCCCCGCCTCGCCAGAGTTACGCCCACCCCCTCCCGTAAGGTGCCGGAGCCCTGTGCCCT ACCTGAGATCTCCAGGCGTCCTCCCTCGGATGATCCCACTCCTCCCTCCAGAATTCCGGGGCCCGAATCCCCAGTGAAGCCAAATGTCCCTGCGGCCCCCACGGCGCCCCCAGCCGACTCCCGGGACCGGCGGAG GTCCTACCAGATGCCTGTGCGGGATGAGGAGTCTGAATCTCAGCGGAAGGCTCGCTCTCGGCTCATGCGTCAGTCTCGGAGGTCCACACAG GGTGTGACTCTCACCGAcctgaaggaagcagagaaggcagCAGGGAAGACTCCAGAGCCAGAGAAATCGTGCCTG cagaGGCGCCTGACGGGCAGGGTCAGGGACCACAGGCTGCCAGGGAGCACCGCAAAGTCGGCAAAGAGTGGAGGGGGCCTGCGGAG CACTTCCGAGGGCGGCCCTTCACCTCGCGGTCAGCGGCAGCGTGACTCCCAGCCAGAATCAGACGAGCCCGATGGAGGCTTCAGGAAG CTGTACGCAGAGCTGCGCAGCGAGAACGAGCGGCTTCGCGAGGCCCTGACTGAGACCACGCTCCGCCTGGCGCAGCTCAAGGTGGAGTTGGAGCGCGCCACGCAG AGGCAGGAGCGCTTTGCAGAGAGGCCCGCCCTCCTGGAGCTGGAGAGATTC GAGCGCAGGGCCCTGGAGAGGAAGGCGGCCGAGCTGGAGGAGGAGCTGAAG GCCCTGTCCGACCTCCGGGCTGACAACCAGAGGCTCAAGGATGAGAACGCAGCCCTGATCCGCGTCATCAGCAAACTTTCTAAGTGA
- the PPP1R12C gene encoding protein phosphatase 1 regulatory subunit 12C isoform X4: MSGEDGPGAGPGAAAAAARERRREQLRQWGARAGAEPGPGERRARTVRFERAAEFLAACAGGDLDEARLMLRAADPGPGAELDPAAPPPARAVLDSTNADGISALHQACIDENLEVVRFLVEQGATVNQADNEGWTPLHVAASCGYLDIARYLLSHGADIAAVNSDGDLPLDLAESDAMEGLLKAEIAYRGVDVEAAKRAEEELLLRDTRCWLNGGAMPEARHPRTGASALHVAAAKGYIEVMRLLLQAGYDPELRDGDGWTPLHAAAHWGVEDACRLLAEHGGGMDSLTHAGQRPCDLADEEVLSLLEELARKQEDLRNQKEASQSRSQEPQVPSSGKHRRSSVCRLSSREKISLQDLSKERRPGGAGGPPIHDEDEGEEGPTEPPSTESRTLNGVSSPPPASPQSPMPPEEAPLSRHFGLQKTGSSGALGPTDRRGAEGTPGAGLQRSASSSRLEGTSPQAEEPRLARVTPTPSRKVPEPCALPEISRRPPSDDPTPPSRIPGPESPVKPNVPAAPTAPPADSRDRRRSYQMPVRDEESESQRKARSRLMRQSRRSTQGVTLTDLKEAEKAAGKTPEPEKSCLRRLTGRVRDHRLPGSTAKSAKSGGGLRSTSEGGPSPRGQRQRDSQPESDEPDGGFRKLYAELRSENERLREALTETTLRLAQLKVELERATQRQERFAERPALLELERFERRALERKAAELEEELKALSDLRADNQRLKDENAALIRVISKLSK, encoded by the exons TGCGCTTCGAGCGCGCCGCCGAGTTCCTGGCGGCCTGCGCGGGCGGCGACCTGGACGAGGCGCGCCTGATGTTGCGCGCCGCGGACCCCGGCCCCGGCGCCGAGCTCGACCCCGCCGCCCCGCCTCCCGCCCGCGCGGTGCTCGATTCCACCAACGCCGACGGCATCAGCGCCCTGCACCAG GCCTGCATTGATGAGAACCTGGAGGTGGTGCGCTTCCTGGTGGAGCAGGGTGCCACGGTGAACCAGGCGGACAACGAGGGCTGGACGCCCCTGCATGTGGCCGCCTCCTGTGGTTACCTGGACATCGCCAG gTACCTCCTGAGCCACGGGGCTGACATTGCCGCCGTCAACAGCGATGGGGACTTGCCCCTGGACTTGGCCGAGTCGGACGCCATGGAGGGGCTGCTGAAGGCGGAGATTGCCTACCGag GTGTGGACGTGGAGGCGGCCAAACGGGCCGAGGAGGAACTGCTTCTTCGTGACACGAGATGCTGGCTGAACGGGGGCGCGATGCCCGAGGCCCGGCACCCCCGCACGGGGGCCTCTGCCCTGCACGTGGCAGCCGCTAAGGGCTACATCGAAGTGATGAG GCTGCTCCTTCAGGCCGGCTACGACCCAGAGCTCCGGGACGGGGACGGCTGGACCCCCCTGCACGCCGCAGCCCACTGGGGCGTGGAGGACGCCTGCCGCCTGCTGGCCGAGCACGGTGGGGGCATGGACTCGCTGACCCACGCG GGCCAACGTCCCTGCGACCTGGCTGACGAGGAGGTGCTGAGTCTGTTGGAGGAACTGGCCCGGAAGCAGGAGGAT CTGCGTAACCAAAAGGAAGCTTCTCAGAGCAgaagccaggagccccaggtgcCTTCCAGTGGCAAACACCGAAG GAGCTCCGTGTGTCGTCTGAGCAGCCGAGAGAAGATTTCTCTCCAAGATCTGTCCAAGGAACGCCGgcctgggggggcaggggggccccCCATACATGACGAGGATGAGGGAGAAGAAGGCCCCACAG AGCCACCCTCCACAGAATCCAGAACTCTCAACGGAGTGTCTTCTCCACCACCCGCTAGCCCTCAGAGCCCCATG CCCCCAGAAGAGGCCCCCCTCTCCAGGCACTTTGGCCTCCAGAAGACGGGAAGCTCTGGTGCCCTGGGTCCCACAGACAGGCGGGGGGCCGAGGGCACCCCTGGGGCTGGGTTGCAGCGCTCAGCCTCGTCCTCTCGGCTGGAAGGGACCTCCCCGCAG GCTGAGGAGCCCCGCCTCGCCAGAGTTACGCCCACCCCCTCCCGTAAGGTGCCGGAGCCCTGTGCCCT ACCTGAGATCTCCAGGCGTCCTCCCTCGGATGATCCCACTCCTCCCTCCAGAATTCCGGGGCCCGAATCCCCAGTGAAGCCAAATGTCCCTGCGGCCCCCACGGCGCCCCCAGCCGACTCCCGGGACCGGCGGAG GTCCTACCAGATGCCTGTGCGGGATGAGGAGTCTGAATCTCAGCGGAAGGCTCGCTCTCGGCTCATGCGTCAGTCTCGGAGGTCCACACAG GGTGTGACTCTCACCGAcctgaaggaagcagagaaggcagCAGGGAAGACTCCAGAGCCAGAGAAATCGTGCCTG aGGCGCCTGACGGGCAGGGTCAGGGACCACAGGCTGCCAGGGAGCACCGCAAAGTCGGCAAAGAGTGGAGGGGGCCTGCGGAG CACTTCCGAGGGCGGCCCTTCACCTCGCGGTCAGCGGCAGCGTGACTCCCAGCCAGAATCAGACGAGCCCGATGGAGGCTTCAGGAAG CTGTACGCAGAGCTGCGCAGCGAGAACGAGCGGCTTCGCGAGGCCCTGACTGAGACCACGCTCCGCCTGGCGCAGCTCAAGGTGGAGTTGGAGCGCGCCACGCAG AGGCAGGAGCGCTTTGCAGAGAGGCCCGCCCTCCTGGAGCTGGAGAGATTC GAGCGCAGGGCCCTGGAGAGGAAGGCGGCCGAGCTGGAGGAGGAGCTGAAG GCCCTGTCCGACCTCCGGGCTGACAACCAGAGGCTCAAGGATGAGAACGCAGCCCTGATCCGCGTCATCAGCAAACTTTCTAAGTGA
- the PPP1R12C gene encoding protein phosphatase 1 regulatory subunit 12C isoform X5 — MSGEDGPGAGPGAAAAAARERRREQLRQWGARAGAEPGPGERRARTVRFERAAEFLAACAGGDLDEARLMLRAADPGPGAELDPAAPPPARAVLDSTNADGISALHQACIDENLEVVRFLVEQGATVNQADNEGWTPLHVAASCGYLDIARYLLSHGADIAAVNSDGDLPLDLAESDAMEGLLKAEIAYRGVDVEAAKRAEEELLLRDTRCWLNGGAMPEARHPRTGASALHVAAAKGYIEVMRLLLQAGYDPELRDGDGWTPLHAAAHWGVEDACRLLAEHGGGMDSLTHAGQRPCDLADEEVLSLLEELARKQEDLRNQKEASQSRSQEPQVPSSGKHRRSSVCRLSSREKISLQDLSKERRPGGAGGPPIHDEDEGEEGPTEPPSTESRTLNGVSSPPPASPQSPMPPEEAPLSRHFGLQKTGSSGALGPTDRRGAEGTPGAGLQRSASSSRLEGTSPQAEEPRLARVTPTPSRKVPEPCALPEISRRPPSDDPTPPSRIPGPESPVKPNVPAAPTAPPADSRDRRRSYQMPVRDEESESQRKARSRLMRQSRRSTQGVTLTDLKEAEKAAGKTPEPEKSCLDPSRRPRVPGVENSDGPALRAEAPDGQGQGPQAAREHRKVGKEWRGPAEHFRGRPFTSRSAAA; from the exons TGCGCTTCGAGCGCGCCGCCGAGTTCCTGGCGGCCTGCGCGGGCGGCGACCTGGACGAGGCGCGCCTGATGTTGCGCGCCGCGGACCCCGGCCCCGGCGCCGAGCTCGACCCCGCCGCCCCGCCTCCCGCCCGCGCGGTGCTCGATTCCACCAACGCCGACGGCATCAGCGCCCTGCACCAG GCCTGCATTGATGAGAACCTGGAGGTGGTGCGCTTCCTGGTGGAGCAGGGTGCCACGGTGAACCAGGCGGACAACGAGGGCTGGACGCCCCTGCATGTGGCCGCCTCCTGTGGTTACCTGGACATCGCCAG gTACCTCCTGAGCCACGGGGCTGACATTGCCGCCGTCAACAGCGATGGGGACTTGCCCCTGGACTTGGCCGAGTCGGACGCCATGGAGGGGCTGCTGAAGGCGGAGATTGCCTACCGag GTGTGGACGTGGAGGCGGCCAAACGGGCCGAGGAGGAACTGCTTCTTCGTGACACGAGATGCTGGCTGAACGGGGGCGCGATGCCCGAGGCCCGGCACCCCCGCACGGGGGCCTCTGCCCTGCACGTGGCAGCCGCTAAGGGCTACATCGAAGTGATGAG GCTGCTCCTTCAGGCCGGCTACGACCCAGAGCTCCGGGACGGGGACGGCTGGACCCCCCTGCACGCCGCAGCCCACTGGGGCGTGGAGGACGCCTGCCGCCTGCTGGCCGAGCACGGTGGGGGCATGGACTCGCTGACCCACGCG GGCCAACGTCCCTGCGACCTGGCTGACGAGGAGGTGCTGAGTCTGTTGGAGGAACTGGCCCGGAAGCAGGAGGAT CTGCGTAACCAAAAGGAAGCTTCTCAGAGCAgaagccaggagccccaggtgcCTTCCAGTGGCAAACACCGAAG GAGCTCCGTGTGTCGTCTGAGCAGCCGAGAGAAGATTTCTCTCCAAGATCTGTCCAAGGAACGCCGgcctgggggggcaggggggccccCCATACATGACGAGGATGAGGGAGAAGAAGGCCCCACAG AGCCACCCTCCACAGAATCCAGAACTCTCAACGGAGTGTCTTCTCCACCACCCGCTAGCCCTCAGAGCCCCATG CCCCCAGAAGAGGCCCCCCTCTCCAGGCACTTTGGCCTCCAGAAGACGGGAAGCTCTGGTGCCCTGGGTCCCACAGACAGGCGGGGGGCCGAGGGCACCCCTGGGGCTGGGTTGCAGCGCTCAGCCTCGTCCTCTCGGCTGGAAGGGACCTCCCCGCAG GCTGAGGAGCCCCGCCTCGCCAGAGTTACGCCCACCCCCTCCCGTAAGGTGCCGGAGCCCTGTGCCCT ACCTGAGATCTCCAGGCGTCCTCCCTCGGATGATCCCACTCCTCCCTCCAGAATTCCGGGGCCCGAATCCCCAGTGAAGCCAAATGTCCCTGCGGCCCCCACGGCGCCCCCAGCCGACTCCCGGGACCGGCGGAG GTCCTACCAGATGCCTGTGCGGGATGAGGAGTCTGAATCTCAGCGGAAGGCTCGCTCTCGGCTCATGCGTCAGTCTCGGAGGTCCACACAG GGTGTGACTCTCACCGAcctgaaggaagcagagaaggcagCAGGGAAGACTCCAGAGCCAGAGAAATCGTGCCTG GACCCCTCTCGGAGGCCCCGAGTCCCGGGGGTGGAGAACTCTGATGGCCCTGCCTTGAGAG cagaGGCGCCTGACGGGCAGGGTCAGGGACCACAGGCTGCCAGGGAGCACCGCAAAGTCGGCAAAGAGTGGAGGGGGCCTGCGGAG CACTTCCGAGGGCGGCCCTTCACCTCGCGGTCAGCGGCAGCGTGA
- the PPP1R12C gene encoding protein phosphatase 1 regulatory subunit 12C isoform X1: MSGEDGPGAGPGAAAAAARERRREQLRQWGARAGAEPGPGERRARTVRFERAAEFLAACAGGDLDEARLMLRAADPGPGAELDPAAPPPARAVLDSTNADGISALHQACIDENLEVVRFLVEQGATVNQADNEGWTPLHVAASCGYLDIARYLLSHGADIAAVNSDGDLPLDLAESDAMEGLLKAEIAYRGVDVEAAKRAEEELLLRDTRCWLNGGAMPEARHPRTGASALHVAAAKGYIEVMRLLLQAGYDPELRDGDGWTPLHAAAHWGVEDACRLLAEHGGGMDSLTHAGQRPCDLADEEVLSLLEELARKQEDLRNQKEASQSRSQEPQVPSSGKHRRSSVCRLSSREKISLQDLSKERRPGGAGGPPIHDEDEGEEGPTEPPSTESRTLNGVSSPPPASPQSPMPPEEAPLSRHFGLQKTGSSGALGPTDRRGAEGTPGAGLQRSASSSRLEGTSPQAEEPRLARVTPTPSRKVPEPCALPEISRRPPSDDPTPPSRIPGPESPVKPNVPAAPTAPPADSRDRRRSYQMPVRDEESESQRKARSRLMRQSRRSTQGVTLTDLKEAEKAAGKTPEPEKSCLDPSRRPRVPGVENSDGPALRAEAPDGQGQGPQAAREHRKVGKEWRGPAEGEEAEPADRSPESSTSEGGPSPRGQRQRDSQPESDEPDGGFRKLYAELRSENERLREALTETTLRLAQLKVELERATQRQERFAERPALLELERFERRALERKAAELEEELKALSDLRADNQRLKDENAALIRVISKLSK; encoded by the exons TGCGCTTCGAGCGCGCCGCCGAGTTCCTGGCGGCCTGCGCGGGCGGCGACCTGGACGAGGCGCGCCTGATGTTGCGCGCCGCGGACCCCGGCCCCGGCGCCGAGCTCGACCCCGCCGCCCCGCCTCCCGCCCGCGCGGTGCTCGATTCCACCAACGCCGACGGCATCAGCGCCCTGCACCAG GCCTGCATTGATGAGAACCTGGAGGTGGTGCGCTTCCTGGTGGAGCAGGGTGCCACGGTGAACCAGGCGGACAACGAGGGCTGGACGCCCCTGCATGTGGCCGCCTCCTGTGGTTACCTGGACATCGCCAG gTACCTCCTGAGCCACGGGGCTGACATTGCCGCCGTCAACAGCGATGGGGACTTGCCCCTGGACTTGGCCGAGTCGGACGCCATGGAGGGGCTGCTGAAGGCGGAGATTGCCTACCGag GTGTGGACGTGGAGGCGGCCAAACGGGCCGAGGAGGAACTGCTTCTTCGTGACACGAGATGCTGGCTGAACGGGGGCGCGATGCCCGAGGCCCGGCACCCCCGCACGGGGGCCTCTGCCCTGCACGTGGCAGCCGCTAAGGGCTACATCGAAGTGATGAG GCTGCTCCTTCAGGCCGGCTACGACCCAGAGCTCCGGGACGGGGACGGCTGGACCCCCCTGCACGCCGCAGCCCACTGGGGCGTGGAGGACGCCTGCCGCCTGCTGGCCGAGCACGGTGGGGGCATGGACTCGCTGACCCACGCG GGCCAACGTCCCTGCGACCTGGCTGACGAGGAGGTGCTGAGTCTGTTGGAGGAACTGGCCCGGAAGCAGGAGGAT CTGCGTAACCAAAAGGAAGCTTCTCAGAGCAgaagccaggagccccaggtgcCTTCCAGTGGCAAACACCGAAG GAGCTCCGTGTGTCGTCTGAGCAGCCGAGAGAAGATTTCTCTCCAAGATCTGTCCAAGGAACGCCGgcctgggggggcaggggggccccCCATACATGACGAGGATGAGGGAGAAGAAGGCCCCACAG AGCCACCCTCCACAGAATCCAGAACTCTCAACGGAGTGTCTTCTCCACCACCCGCTAGCCCTCAGAGCCCCATG CCCCCAGAAGAGGCCCCCCTCTCCAGGCACTTTGGCCTCCAGAAGACGGGAAGCTCTGGTGCCCTGGGTCCCACAGACAGGCGGGGGGCCGAGGGCACCCCTGGGGCTGGGTTGCAGCGCTCAGCCTCGTCCTCTCGGCTGGAAGGGACCTCCCCGCAG GCTGAGGAGCCCCGCCTCGCCAGAGTTACGCCCACCCCCTCCCGTAAGGTGCCGGAGCCCTGTGCCCT ACCTGAGATCTCCAGGCGTCCTCCCTCGGATGATCCCACTCCTCCCTCCAGAATTCCGGGGCCCGAATCCCCAGTGAAGCCAAATGTCCCTGCGGCCCCCACGGCGCCCCCAGCCGACTCCCGGGACCGGCGGAG GTCCTACCAGATGCCTGTGCGGGATGAGGAGTCTGAATCTCAGCGGAAGGCTCGCTCTCGGCTCATGCGTCAGTCTCGGAGGTCCACACAG GGTGTGACTCTCACCGAcctgaaggaagcagagaaggcagCAGGGAAGACTCCAGAGCCAGAGAAATCGTGCCTG GACCCCTCTCGGAGGCCCCGAGTCCCGGGGGTGGAGAACTCTGATGGCCCTGCCTTGAGAG cagaGGCGCCTGACGGGCAGGGTCAGGGACCACAGGCTGCCAGGGAGCACCGCAAAGTCGGCAAAGAGTGGAGGGGGCCTGCGGAG GGGGAGGAGGCGGAGCCGGCCGACCGCAGCCCAGAGTCCAG CACTTCCGAGGGCGGCCCTTCACCTCGCGGTCAGCGGCAGCGTGACTCCCAGCCAGAATCAGACGAGCCCGATGGAGGCTTCAGGAAG CTGTACGCAGAGCTGCGCAGCGAGAACGAGCGGCTTCGCGAGGCCCTGACTGAGACCACGCTCCGCCTGGCGCAGCTCAAGGTGGAGTTGGAGCGCGCCACGCAG AGGCAGGAGCGCTTTGCAGAGAGGCCCGCCCTCCTGGAGCTGGAGAGATTC GAGCGCAGGGCCCTGGAGAGGAAGGCGGCCGAGCTGGAGGAGGAGCTGAAG GCCCTGTCCGACCTCCGGGCTGACAACCAGAGGCTCAAGGATGAGAACGCAGCCCTGATCCGCGTCATCAGCAAACTTTCTAAGTGA
- the PPP1R12C gene encoding protein phosphatase 1 regulatory subunit 12C isoform X2, with protein sequence MSGEDGPGAGPGAAAAAARERRREQLRQWGARAGAEPGPGERRARTVRFERAAEFLAACAGGDLDEARLMLRAADPGPGAELDPAAPPPARAVLDSTNADGISALHQACIDENLEVVRFLVEQGATVNQADNEGWTPLHVAASCGYLDIARYLLSHGADIAAVNSDGDLPLDLAESDAMEGLLKAEIAYRGVDVEAAKRAEEELLLRDTRCWLNGGAMPEARHPRTGASALHVAAAKGYIEVMRLLLQAGYDPELRDGDGWTPLHAAAHWGVEDACRLLAEHGGGMDSLTHAGQRPCDLADEEVLSLLEELARKQEDLRNQKEASQSRSQEPQVPSSGKHRRSSVCRLSSREKISLQDLSKERRPGGAGGPPIHDEDEGEEGPTEPPSTESRTLNGVSSPPPASPQSPMPPEEAPLSRHFGLQKTGSSGALGPTDRRGAEGTPGAGLQRSASSSRLEGTSPQAEEPRLARVTPTPSRKVPEPCALPEISRRPPSDDPTPPSRIPGPESPVKPNVPAAPTAPPADSRDRRRSYQMPVRDEESESQRKARSRLMRQSRRSTQGVTLTDLKEAEKAAGKTPEPEKSCLDPSRRPRVPGVENSDGPALREAPDGQGQGPQAAREHRKVGKEWRGPAEGEEAEPADRSPESSTSEGGPSPRGQRQRDSQPESDEPDGGFRKLYAELRSENERLREALTETTLRLAQLKVELERATQRQERFAERPALLELERFERRALERKAAELEEELKALSDLRADNQRLKDENAALIRVISKLSK encoded by the exons TGCGCTTCGAGCGCGCCGCCGAGTTCCTGGCGGCCTGCGCGGGCGGCGACCTGGACGAGGCGCGCCTGATGTTGCGCGCCGCGGACCCCGGCCCCGGCGCCGAGCTCGACCCCGCCGCCCCGCCTCCCGCCCGCGCGGTGCTCGATTCCACCAACGCCGACGGCATCAGCGCCCTGCACCAG GCCTGCATTGATGAGAACCTGGAGGTGGTGCGCTTCCTGGTGGAGCAGGGTGCCACGGTGAACCAGGCGGACAACGAGGGCTGGACGCCCCTGCATGTGGCCGCCTCCTGTGGTTACCTGGACATCGCCAG gTACCTCCTGAGCCACGGGGCTGACATTGCCGCCGTCAACAGCGATGGGGACTTGCCCCTGGACTTGGCCGAGTCGGACGCCATGGAGGGGCTGCTGAAGGCGGAGATTGCCTACCGag GTGTGGACGTGGAGGCGGCCAAACGGGCCGAGGAGGAACTGCTTCTTCGTGACACGAGATGCTGGCTGAACGGGGGCGCGATGCCCGAGGCCCGGCACCCCCGCACGGGGGCCTCTGCCCTGCACGTGGCAGCCGCTAAGGGCTACATCGAAGTGATGAG GCTGCTCCTTCAGGCCGGCTACGACCCAGAGCTCCGGGACGGGGACGGCTGGACCCCCCTGCACGCCGCAGCCCACTGGGGCGTGGAGGACGCCTGCCGCCTGCTGGCCGAGCACGGTGGGGGCATGGACTCGCTGACCCACGCG GGCCAACGTCCCTGCGACCTGGCTGACGAGGAGGTGCTGAGTCTGTTGGAGGAACTGGCCCGGAAGCAGGAGGAT CTGCGTAACCAAAAGGAAGCTTCTCAGAGCAgaagccaggagccccaggtgcCTTCCAGTGGCAAACACCGAAG GAGCTCCGTGTGTCGTCTGAGCAGCCGAGAGAAGATTTCTCTCCAAGATCTGTCCAAGGAACGCCGgcctgggggggcaggggggccccCCATACATGACGAGGATGAGGGAGAAGAAGGCCCCACAG AGCCACCCTCCACAGAATCCAGAACTCTCAACGGAGTGTCTTCTCCACCACCCGCTAGCCCTCAGAGCCCCATG CCCCCAGAAGAGGCCCCCCTCTCCAGGCACTTTGGCCTCCAGAAGACGGGAAGCTCTGGTGCCCTGGGTCCCACAGACAGGCGGGGGGCCGAGGGCACCCCTGGGGCTGGGTTGCAGCGCTCAGCCTCGTCCTCTCGGCTGGAAGGGACCTCCCCGCAG GCTGAGGAGCCCCGCCTCGCCAGAGTTACGCCCACCCCCTCCCGTAAGGTGCCGGAGCCCTGTGCCCT ACCTGAGATCTCCAGGCGTCCTCCCTCGGATGATCCCACTCCTCCCTCCAGAATTCCGGGGCCCGAATCCCCAGTGAAGCCAAATGTCCCTGCGGCCCCCACGGCGCCCCCAGCCGACTCCCGGGACCGGCGGAG GTCCTACCAGATGCCTGTGCGGGATGAGGAGTCTGAATCTCAGCGGAAGGCTCGCTCTCGGCTCATGCGTCAGTCTCGGAGGTCCACACAG GGTGTGACTCTCACCGAcctgaaggaagcagagaaggcagCAGGGAAGACTCCAGAGCCAGAGAAATCGTGCCTG GACCCCTCTCGGAGGCCCCGAGTCCCGGGGGTGGAGAACTCTGATGGCCCTGCCTTGAGAG aGGCGCCTGACGGGCAGGGTCAGGGACCACAGGCTGCCAGGGAGCACCGCAAAGTCGGCAAAGAGTGGAGGGGGCCTGCGGAG GGGGAGGAGGCGGAGCCGGCCGACCGCAGCCCAGAGTCCAG CACTTCCGAGGGCGGCCCTTCACCTCGCGGTCAGCGGCAGCGTGACTCCCAGCCAGAATCAGACGAGCCCGATGGAGGCTTCAGGAAG CTGTACGCAGAGCTGCGCAGCGAGAACGAGCGGCTTCGCGAGGCCCTGACTGAGACCACGCTCCGCCTGGCGCAGCTCAAGGTGGAGTTGGAGCGCGCCACGCAG AGGCAGGAGCGCTTTGCAGAGAGGCCCGCCCTCCTGGAGCTGGAGAGATTC GAGCGCAGGGCCCTGGAGAGGAAGGCGGCCGAGCTGGAGGAGGAGCTGAAG GCCCTGTCCGACCTCCGGGCTGACAACCAGAGGCTCAAGGATGAGAACGCAGCCCTGATCCGCGTCATCAGCAAACTTTCTAAGTGA